A portion of the Cryptomeria japonica chromosome 5, Sugi_1.0, whole genome shotgun sequence genome contains these proteins:
- the LOC131034566 gene encoding protein WHAT'S THIS FACTOR 1, chloroplastic, whose product MAYRTAVNLNLLVKPLSKTPIFPNNPKPLPFVGKTQNSWIGRASLWSMKKDPALEKALKRNRRWTINNQLKNILQRCPQQSASVKFLQRKFNSLDIRQGNVLNWLRKYPCLFDIYTENFEIYCKFTKRVRLLIEEEETLKEQLEPVMAERLAKIIMLTWKKKLNIVKFNDLRKYFELPDDYVLSIVPKYPELFRVSDYNARKNSLEIQLVSWNPSLAVSVVERRAEQMMQKTGQKLVPMFEYRISEGDDSLQAEKFNKFQEAPYISPYSYCEDLEEGSEQHEKRTVGVIHELLSLTMWKRASIAKLAKFQREFRFPRNLVNMLMRHPGIFYVSNKNDSHTVVLRDGYVESELVEKDPLVVAKEKFGELMQEGLYEFTERRRKANLEKRRENRPLWKMNNDFKKLGREIFDNEVEGKEEKYQKEARERFQKAWPGPDAR is encoded by the exons ATGGCTTACAGGACAGCAGTTAATCTTAACCTGCTTGTAAAACCACTATCAAAAACACCTATTTTTCCAAACAATCCAAAACCCCTTCCTTTTGTTGGAAAAACCCAAAATTCATGGATCGGAAGGGCGTCATTATGGTCAATGAAAAAGGACCCTGCACTGGAAAAGGCCTTGAAAAGAAACCGGCGGTGGACAATCAACAATCAGCTGAAGAACATTCTTCAGAGGTGCCCACAACAGTCCGCTTCAGTAAAATTCCTGCAAAGAAAATTCAACTCCCTCGACATCAGGCAAGGTAATGTTCTCAATTGGCTCAGAAAATACCCCTGCCTTTTCGATATCTATACAGAGAATTTCGAGATCTATTGCAAGTTTACAAAGAGAGTGCGACTCCTGATAGAGGAGGAAGAAACCCTAAAAGAGCAGCTGGAGCCTGTCATGGCTGAAAGATTGGCTAAAATAATCATGTTGACCTGGAAAAAGAAATTAAATATTGTGAAATTTAATGACCTAAGAAAATATTTTGAGTTACCCGATGATTATGTTCTGAGTATTGTTCCCAAGTATCCGGAGCTTTTTAGGGTTAGTGATTATAATGCCAGGAAAAATAGCTTAGAAATTCAGCTGGTTTCATGGAATCCTAGCTTGGCTGTTTCTGTTGTGGAGAGAAGAGCAGAGCAAATGATGCAGAAAACAG GGCAGAAGCTGGTGCCTATGTTTGAGTATAGGATATCAGAGGGTGATGATAGTTTACAGGCGGAAAAGTTTAATAAATTTCAGGAAGCTCCATATATTTCACCATATTCTTATTGTGAGGATCTGGAAGAAGGATCTGAACAGCATGAGAAAAGAACAGTTGGGGTTATTCATGAATTGCTTTCTCTGACAATGTGGAAGCGGGCCTCCATTGCGAAGCTGGCAAAGTTTCAGAGAGAGTTTCGATTTCCACGGAATTTGGTCAACATGTTGATGAGGCATCCTGGGattttttatgtttcaaacaagAATGATAGCCATACAGTAGTTCTCAGAGATGGTTATGTTGAATCGGAGCTTGTTGAGAAGGATCCTTTGGTTGTTGCAAAGGAGAAATTTGGCGAGCTCATGCAGGAAGGGCTCTATGAGTTTACTGAGAGGCGGAGAAAAGCGAAtttggagaagagaagagaaaatagaCCTCTGTGGAAGATGAATAATGATTTTAAGAAGCTGGGAAGGGAGATTTTTGATAATGAAGTAGAAGGGAAAGAAGAGAAGTATCAGAAAGAAGCAAGAGAAAGGTTTCAGAAAGCATGGCCTGGTCCTGATGCAAGATGA